A window of Garciella nitratireducens DSM 15102 contains these coding sequences:
- the mltG gene encoding endolytic transglycosylase MltG, translating into MKQLQLYRKKKSPLFIFIVFLLIFLIIISASILFYYMNLLKPINPSAKEKIIEIPKGYTVEDIAKLLEKEGIIKKDLAFEITVRLNNKQDQLKSGKYFLSGSMGVNEIIRNIVNGQTIDDTIKVTIPEGYELEMIADKMEKCGLVKKEDFIKAAQNIEQYDYPFLKNIPKDKNRKYLLEGYLFPDTYKFPKDVTEKEIIDTMLNRFNQVFKQDYYKRAEELDMTVDDIVTMASLIEREAKYENERALISGVYYKRLNMGMKLQCDATVQYALGERKKRLLYSDLEIDSPYNTYKYTGLPVGPISSVGEASIKAALYPKDIDYIYYVAKKDGSHVFSRTLKEHNKAKQEVLKD; encoded by the coding sequence ATGAAACAATTGCAATTATATAGAAAAAAAAAGAGTCCTCTTTTTATTTTTATAGTTTTCTTATTAATTTTTTTGATAATTATAAGTGCATCTATTCTATTTTACTATATGAATCTTTTAAAGCCAATAAATCCATCAGCAAAAGAAAAAATTATAGAAATTCCTAAAGGATATACTGTGGAGGATATTGCAAAACTTTTGGAAAAAGAAGGAATTATTAAAAAGGATTTGGCCTTTGAAATTACTGTAAGATTAAACAATAAACAAGATCAATTAAAATCAGGAAAATATTTTTTAAGCGGCTCTATGGGGGTAAATGAAATTATTCGCAATATAGTTAACGGACAAACTATAGATGATACAATAAAAGTAACCATTCCGGAGGGATATGAATTGGAAATGATTGCAGATAAGATGGAAAAATGTGGACTAGTAAAAAAAGAAGATTTTATTAAAGCTGCTCAGAATATAGAACAATATGATTATCCTTTTTTAAAAAATATTCCAAAAGATAAAAATAGAAAATATTTATTAGAGGGGTATTTATTTCCAGATACTTACAAATTTCCTAAAGATGTAACAGAAAAGGAAATTATAGATACTATGCTTAATAGATTTAACCAGGTATTTAAACAAGACTATTATAAGCGAGCAGAAGAGTTAGATATGACTGTAGATGATATTGTAACAATGGCATCTCTAATTGAAAGAGAGGCTAAGTATGAAAATGAAAGAGCTTTAATATCTGGGGTTTATTATAAGCGATTAAATATGGGAATGAAGTTACAATGTGATGCTACTGTACAATATGCTTTAGGAGAACGTAAGAAAAGATTACTTTATTCTGATTTAGAGATAGATTCTCCTTATAATACCTATAAATATACAGGGTTGCCTGTGGGGCCAATTTCTTCAGTAGGAGAAGCTTCTATTAAGGCAGCGCTTTATCCAAAAGATATAGATTATATTTATTATGTTGCTAAAAAAGATGGCAGTCATGTGTTTAGTAGAACTTTAAAAGAACATAATAAAGCAAAACAGGAAGTTTTAAAGGATTAA
- a CDS encoding O-methyltransferase — protein MSNINQEYIENYIRSLLPKPSILIQEMECFARENHIPIVQPEVAQFIVLILQAQRCKKVLEIGTAIGYSSILWATAMGKGSKVVTIERESDMIFLAKQYVQRAQLQDNIKILQGQGEEVVPILKDHFDCIFLDAAKGHYMDFLPSCLSLLKTGGLLISDNVLFRGMVASDALVNRRKITIVKRMRKYLECISNHPQLITSVIPIGDGLAISLKKE, from the coding sequence GTGAGTAATATCAATCAAGAATATATAGAAAATTATATTAGAAGTCTTTTGCCTAAACCATCAATTTTAATCCAAGAGATGGAATGCTTTGCAAGGGAAAATCATATTCCTATTGTTCAGCCAGAAGTAGCTCAATTTATTGTTTTAATATTGCAAGCTCAAAGATGTAAGAAAGTATTAGAAATAGGAACTGCAATTGGATATTCAAGTATTTTATGGGCAACTGCGATGGGAAAAGGGAGTAAGGTGGTAACAATAGAAAGAGAATCTGATATGATATTTCTTGCAAAACAATATGTTCAAAGAGCACAATTACAAGATAACATAAAAATTTTACAAGGACAGGGAGAAGAGGTAGTACCTATTTTAAAAGATCATTTTGATTGTATTTTTTTAGATGCAGCAAAGGGACATTACATGGATTTTTTACCTTCTTGTTTATCTTTATTAAAGACAGGAGGATTGTTAATATCAGATAACGTTCTTTTTAGGGGAATGGTGGCTTCAGATGCCTTAGTAAATCGAAGAAAAATTACCATTGTAAAAAGAATGAGAAAATACTTAGAATGTATTTCTAACCATCCTCAACTTATTACTAGTGTTATTCCGATTGGAGATGGATTAGCTATTAGTCTGAAAAAGGAGTGA
- the cls gene encoding cardiolipin synthase, which yields MLIQLVILIIVILEFGNYFIYFYALNVILSMFVVISILNGNSNPAYKIAWIIPILLLPIFGGLIYLMFGKYKTSKKVQLKMKKINDEMKLFLNQENEVKKSLKNKSIIAFNQSRYIQKYAHCPVYRNSTSEFFSIGEEMFQSLIKELQKAKRYIFMEYFIIEEGIMWNTILSILEQKAKEGVDVRIIYDDIGCFFKLPYKYNEKLESKGIKCCVFNPFVPILSLRHNNRDHRKITVIDGHTAYTGGINLADEYINEVERFGHWKDTAIMIKGDAAWSFTVFFLSLWEYLTGEEQDFELFRPLDQDNKNYQNNGFIQPFTDSPIDEELVSETIYLNLFNQAKKYIYINTPYLILDNEIQTSLTSAAKRGVDVRIITPHIPDKWYVHEVTRSNYSLLLESGVKIYEYTLGFNHAKTFIVDDQLGVVGTANLDYRSLYLHFECGVWLYDTESIQDIKKDFLKTIEESQQITFSYCASLKWYKKLRNAILRVFAPLM from the coding sequence ATGTTAATACAATTAGTAATCTTAATTATTGTTATTTTAGAATTTGGAAATTATTTTATATATTTTTATGCTCTTAATGTAATTTTAAGTATGTTTGTTGTTATAAGTATATTAAATGGAAATAGCAATCCTGCGTACAAAATTGCCTGGATTATTCCCATTTTATTATTACCGATATTTGGTGGATTGATTTATTTAATGTTTGGGAAATATAAAACTTCAAAAAAAGTACAATTAAAAATGAAGAAAATTAATGATGAAATGAAGCTTTTTTTAAATCAGGAAAACGAGGTAAAAAAATCATTAAAAAATAAAAGTATTATTGCTTTTAATCAATCTCGATATATTCAAAAATATGCGCATTGTCCAGTTTATAGAAATAGCACTTCTGAGTTTTTTTCAATAGGAGAAGAAATGTTTCAGTCTTTAATAAAAGAATTACAAAAAGCAAAAAGATATATTTTTATGGAATATTTTATTATTGAAGAAGGAATTATGTGGAATACAATTTTAAGTATTTTAGAACAGAAAGCAAAAGAAGGAGTAGATGTTAGAATTATTTATGATGATATAGGATGCTTTTTTAAATTGCCTTATAAATATAATGAAAAATTGGAATCTAAAGGAATTAAATGCTGTGTGTTTAATCCTTTCGTTCCAATTCTTTCTTTACGTCATAATAATCGTGATCATAGAAAAATAACGGTGATTGATGGACATACTGCTTATACTGGAGGAATTAATCTTGCTGATGAATATATTAATGAAGTGGAAAGATTCGGGCATTGGAAAGATACAGCTATTATGATTAAAGGGGATGCTGCTTGGAGTTTTACGGTGTTTTTTTTATCTTTATGGGAATATTTAACAGGAGAAGAACAAGATTTTGAATTATTTCGTCCTTTAGATCAAGATAATAAAAATTATCAGAATAATGGGTTTATACAACCTTTTACGGATAGTCCTATCGATGAAGAATTAGTGAGTGAAACGATTTATTTAAATTTATTCAATCAAGCAAAAAAATATATATATATTAATACTCCATATTTGATTTTGGATAATGAAATTCAAACGTCTTTAACTTCTGCTGCAAAAAGAGGAGTAGATGTTAGAATTATTACACCGCATATCCCTGATAAATGGTATGTACATGAAGTAACTCGGTCTAATTATTCTTTGTTGTTAGAGAGTGGAGTAAAAATTTATGAATATACTTTAGGATTTAATCATGCAAAAACCTTTATTGTAGATGATCAATTAGGGGTAGTGGGGACAGCTAATTTGGATTATCGCAGTTTATATTTGCATTTTGAATGTGGAGTCTGGTTATATGATACGGAAAGTATACAGGATATAAAAAAAGATTTTTTGAAAACTATAGAAGAATCACAACAAATTACATTTTCTTATTGCGCTTCTTTAAAATGGTATAAAAAATTAAGAAATGCTATTTTAAGAGTTTTTGCTCCATTAATGTAA
- a CDS encoding ImmA/IrrE family metallo-endopeptidase — MQHEELIKLINNEELEVVELPMEGRIKGLYADNIIAINKNLNTTTEKVCVLAEELGHYYTSAGDILDQSKLENRKQEKRARRWAVDKLIRVEDFIDAFKAGVQNRSELAEFLDVSENFIEIALDHFKGIYGYSHTIGEYTICFDPLIVYRSFE, encoded by the coding sequence ATGCAGCATGAGGAACTAATTAAACTAATAAATAACGAAGAATTAGAAGTAGTAGAGCTTCCCATGGAAGGCAGAATAAAAGGCTTATATGCCGATAATATAATTGCTATTAATAAAAACCTGAATACTACTACAGAAAAAGTCTGTGTCCTAGCAGAAGAATTAGGACACTACTATACTTCTGCAGGAGATATTCTAGATCAGTCCAAACTTGAGAATAGAAAGCAGGAAAAAAGAGCTAGACGTTGGGCAGTGGACAAATTAATTAGAGTAGAAGATTTTATAGATGCTTTTAAAGCGGGGGTTCAAAATCGATCAGAGCTTGCAGAATTTTTAGATGTTAGTGAAAATTTTATAGAGATTGCTTTGGATCATTTTAAGGGGATTTATGGTTATTCTCATACTATTGGGGAATATACTATCTGTTTTGATCCGTTGATTGTGTATAGAAGTTTTGAGTAG
- a CDS encoding recombinase family protein: protein MKVAIYSRKSKFTGKGDSIENQIQLCKNYAFTHYDLKDEDILVYEDEGFSGGNTDRPQFQLMMKDAKKKKFDLLICYRLDRISRSVMDFSNTFESLEDNDIGFVSIKEQFDTSTPMGKAMLYISSVFAQLERETTAERIRDNMMQLARTGRWLGGQTPTGYESQQVTHLDHNGKERKMFKLSPIPKELETVKIIYDKYMELKSLTQVEQYLIVNNIKTKNNLDFRRYSIRFILSNPVYAIADEKLYEFMMSNDYEVCAPKSDFTGNFGVMAYNKTKQNKKSSVEARDVSEWIVAVGQHEGIIDSDTWIKVQKMLNRNKSKSFRKVKSTTSLLSGLLYCADCGSYMRPKMGRIDKNGQQIFYYMCEMKEKSKRTRCSMKNVKGNDLDKLVIEEIKRMAHDNSELKGNLQSDKLQIETKQNTIHNEIINLETNIKNNEQSINNLVSSLSKSQESAASKYIIQQINQLDKETAEMKERLLKLKENEENNNMKDNSLNVMGDMLAAFNDNIDEVDIEAKRMFLKSIIDKITWDGEIIKIYMFGMNTEKKL, encoded by the coding sequence ATGAAAGTAGCTATTTATTCCAGAAAATCAAAATTTACTGGCAAAGGAGATAGTATTGAAAACCAAATACAGTTATGCAAAAACTATGCCTTTACTCATTATGATTTAAAAGATGAAGATATATTAGTCTATGAAGATGAAGGTTTTAGTGGTGGCAATACTGATAGACCTCAGTTCCAATTGATGATGAAAGATGCTAAGAAGAAGAAGTTCGATCTTCTTATCTGCTATAGATTGGACCGTATCAGTAGAAGTGTTATGGACTTTTCTAATACCTTTGAAAGCTTAGAAGATAATGATATAGGATTTGTATCTATTAAAGAACAATTTGATACCTCTACTCCTATGGGAAAGGCTATGCTTTATATCTCATCTGTCTTTGCACAGCTAGAAAGGGAAACAACTGCTGAACGGATACGGGATAATATGATGCAGCTTGCAAGGACTGGAAGATGGCTAGGTGGTCAAACTCCTACTGGATATGAAAGCCAGCAGGTTACACATCTGGATCATAATGGGAAAGAAAGAAAAATGTTTAAGCTCTCTCCTATTCCTAAAGAATTAGAAACAGTAAAGATTATTTATGATAAGTATATGGAACTTAAATCCCTTACCCAGGTAGAACAATATCTTATTGTAAATAATATTAAGACTAAAAATAATTTAGATTTTAGAAGGTATTCTATACGTTTTATTTTATCCAATCCTGTTTATGCAATTGCAGATGAAAAACTGTATGAATTTATGATGAGCAATGATTATGAAGTCTGTGCCCCAAAATCTGATTTTACAGGAAATTTTGGTGTAATGGCGTATAACAAGACCAAGCAAAATAAAAAGTCCTCTGTGGAGGCAAGAGATGTCTCAGAATGGATTGTTGCAGTAGGACAACATGAAGGAATTATAGATAGTGACACCTGGATTAAGGTACAAAAAATGCTCAATAGAAATAAGTCTAAATCATTCAGGAAAGTAAAAAGCACTACTTCCCTACTCTCTGGACTTCTTTATTGTGCTGATTGCGGAAGTTATATGAGACCTAAAATGGGTCGCATTGATAAAAATGGGCAGCAGATCTTCTATTATATGTGTGAAATGAAAGAAAAAAGTAAAAGAACCCGGTGTAGCATGAAAAATGTAAAGGGAAATGATCTTGATAAGCTTGTGATAGAAGAAATAAAAAGAATGGCCCATGATAATTCAGAATTAAAAGGAAACCTTCAAAGTGATAAATTACAAATAGAAACTAAGCAAAATACCATTCATAATGAAATAATAAATCTAGAGACTAATATTAAAAATAATGAGCAATCTATAAATAACCTTGTATCTTCCCTTTCCAAGAGTCAAGAATCCGCTGCATCTAAATATATTATTCAGCAGATCAACCAATTGGATAAGGAAACGGCTGAGATGAAGGAAAGATTGTTAAAGTTAAAGGAAAATGAAGAAAACAATAATATGAAAGATAACAGTCTTAATGTTATGGGAGATATGCTTGCAGCATTTAATGATAATATCGATGAGGTGGATATTGAGGCAAAAAGAATGTTTTTAAAAAGCATTATAGATAAAATCACCTGGGATGGTGAAATTATAAAAATCTATATGTTCGGAATGAATACAGAAAAAAAGCTATAA
- a CDS encoding sigma factor — MLSAALMSIAILLKDIYFIIGYVSNGNSFPKPLSPEEERKYLQLYKQGDEKAKSILIEHNLRLVAHIVKKYNGSGRDIDDLISIGTVGLIKGISTYDMDKGVKLATYAARCIENAIPTLRKHFIHFTISGYSFFSVFIPNI, encoded by the coding sequence ATGTTGTCAGCTGCTTTAATGAGTATAGCGATTTTATTAAAGGATATTTACTTTATTATAGGATATGTAAGCAATGGGAATTCTTTTCCAAAACCTTTATCACCAGAGGAAGAAAGGAAGTATTTACAACTTTACAAACAAGGAGATGAAAAAGCCAAGAGTATTCTTATAGAACATAATTTAAGATTAGTTGCTCATATTGTTAAAAAATATAATGGATCTGGTAGAGATATAGATGATTTAATATCTATAGGAACAGTAGGTTTAATTAAAGGAATATCTACCTATGATATGGATAAAGGTGTAAAACTTGCTACTTATGCAGCACGTTGTATTGAAAATGCTATTCCTACATTGCGGAAACATTTTATTCATTTCACCATTAGCGGTTATAGCTTTTTTTCTGTATTCATTCCGAACATATAG
- a CDS encoding peptidoglycan D,D-transpeptidase FtsI family protein, which yields MDTKRVKIIRMVISILIFSLIGRLFSLSILQHDEYSTKAYNQVSQEIKTYYPRGKILDRYGIPLSGRNEIIEENIILPEYKQRNLAAHVIGDLQYNYNNNTVEGVKGISGLQKIFDEELNGGLPIKILQYKDGRGQAISQGDYYVYGDHLNQGKNIKVTLDYHIQKVIEKEIESFVNEMPENNIGINPMGVAVVVMNVQNGEILGMASWGDENNKAVQSFPFGSVFKTLVSAVALEEGVVELDEEFLCNGTILIENQMKHCHKTEGHGKLTFKEGFAQSCNSVFFEVANRLTEYNPNGTIKGNKVIDFARKFGFTLYDKTQLDSFILSDKYSKNTLPDRITCQMDVFNMALGQGKIEASPLIATKIMATIANGGIMREPLLVKEILNQEGKSVEKFNNGNGERVISKQVNKKLQFLLREVAISGTAQGINDSKYGNIAGKTGTAENGTVNSHAWFSGYFPTDQPKYAMTVFVEQGKSGSRTAVPLFDGIADEILKLGQRN from the coding sequence ATGGATACTAAAAGAGTAAAGATAATAAGAATGGTGATTAGCATATTGATTTTCTCCCTTATAGGAAGATTATTCAGTCTTTCTATTTTACAGCATGATGAGTATTCGACTAAAGCGTATAATCAGGTGTCACAAGAAATTAAAACCTATTATCCTAGAGGGAAAATATTAGATCGTTATGGAATTCCCTTAAGTGGAAGGAATGAGATAATAGAAGAGAATATTATACTTCCGGAATATAAACAAAGGAATTTAGCTGCTCATGTAATTGGAGATTTGCAATACAATTATAATAATAATACAGTAGAAGGGGTAAAAGGCATTTCAGGATTGCAAAAAATATTTGATGAGGAATTAAATGGAGGTCTACCTATTAAAATTCTTCAATATAAAGATGGAAGAGGGCAAGCTATATCTCAAGGAGATTATTATGTATATGGAGATCATTTAAATCAAGGGAAAAATATTAAAGTCACTTTAGATTATCATATACAGAAGGTAATAGAAAAAGAGATAGAGTCTTTTGTAAATGAAATGCCAGAAAATAATATAGGGATAAATCCAATGGGAGTTGCAGTTGTAGTCATGAATGTACAAAATGGAGAAATTTTAGGAATGGCTTCATGGGGAGATGAAAATAATAAAGCGGTACAATCTTTTCCTTTTGGGTCTGTGTTTAAAACTTTGGTATCAGCGGTAGCATTGGAAGAAGGTGTTGTAGAGTTAGATGAAGAATTTTTATGTAATGGAACGATTTTAATAGAGAATCAAATGAAACATTGCCATAAGACGGAGGGCCATGGAAAACTTACTTTTAAAGAAGGCTTTGCTCAGTCCTGTAATAGTGTTTTCTTCGAAGTAGCGAATAGGCTTACGGAATATAATCCTAATGGAACAATTAAGGGAAATAAAGTAATAGACTTTGCACGAAAATTTGGATTCACATTATACGATAAAACACAGTTAGATTCTTTTATATTATCTGATAAATATTCAAAAAACACATTGCCTGATAGGATTACTTGTCAAATGGATGTTTTTAATATGGCATTGGGACAAGGAAAAATTGAAGCAAGTCCTTTAATAGCTACAAAAATAATGGCTACTATAGCAAATGGAGGAATTATGAGAGAACCTTTATTAGTAAAAGAAATTTTAAATCAAGAAGGAAAAAGTGTTGAAAAATTTAATAATGGTAATGGGGAAAGAGTAATTAGCAAGCAAGTAAATAAAAAATTACAATTTTTATTAAGAGAAGTTGCTATATCTGGTACAGCTCAAGGGATAAATGATTCAAAATATGGTAATATAGCGGGAAAAACTGGAACTGCTGAAAATGGAACTGTTAATTCTCATGCATGGTTTTCTGGATATTTTCCAACAGATCAACCAAAGTATGCAATGACAGTATTTGTAGAACAAGGAAAAAGTGGAAGTAGAACTGCTGTACCATTATTTGATGGTATCGCAGATGAAATTTTAAAATTAGGACAAAGAAATTAA
- a CDS encoding peptidase U32 family protein produces MKKPELLAPAGNLEKLRFAIHYGADAVYLAGKSYGLRAGAGNFSLEEMEEGVQFAHERGKKVYVTLNIIPHNADLKGLDQYIKNINKIGIDAVIVADPGVIALVKENAPNLSIALSTQANNTNWKSAKFWHDIGVDRIIVARELSLKEIKEIVEKTPNTLEIEAFIHGAMCISYSGRCLLSNYMTNRDANRGACAHPCRWKYYLMEEKRPGEYYPIYEDESGTHIFNSKDLCMIEHIPELIETGIDSFKIEGRMKSLYYVATIVSAYRKAIDLYFKDPSSYKTDLKWIEEIKKASHRDYTTGFYFGRPGASEQIYDKSTYIKNYNFIGIVLDYDPKTQIATIEQRNRIVIGDEIEIMSPHREYFSQKIEKIWDEEGNSIDAAPHPQQIIKIKTEHPVSFRDILRKQINKS; encoded by the coding sequence ATGAAAAAACCTGAACTATTAGCACCAGCTGGAAATTTAGAAAAGCTTAGGTTTGCTATTCATTATGGAGCTGATGCAGTATATTTAGCTGGAAAATCTTATGGACTTAGGGCAGGAGCAGGGAATTTTTCGTTAGAAGAAATGGAAGAAGGAGTTCAATTTGCTCATGAAAGAGGAAAAAAAGTATACGTAACATTAAATATTATTCCTCATAATGCAGATTTAAAAGGATTAGATCAATATATAAAGAATATTAATAAAATAGGTATAGATGCTGTTATTGTAGCAGATCCAGGAGTAATTGCACTTGTAAAAGAAAATGCACCTAATTTATCGATTGCTCTCAGTACACAGGCAAATAATACCAATTGGAAAAGTGCGAAGTTTTGGCATGATATTGGAGTAGATCGGATTATAGTAGCAAGAGAATTATCATTAAAAGAAATTAAAGAAATTGTTGAAAAAACTCCTAATACATTAGAAATTGAAGCTTTTATTCATGGGGCTATGTGTATCTCTTATTCTGGACGTTGTTTATTAAGTAATTATATGACAAATAGAGATGCAAATAGAGGAGCTTGCGCTCATCCTTGTCGTTGGAAATATTATTTAATGGAAGAAAAGAGACCTGGAGAGTATTATCCCATTTATGAAGATGAATCTGGAACGCATATATTTAATTCAAAGGATTTATGTATGATAGAACATATTCCAGAATTAATAGAAACAGGGATTGATAGTTTTAAAATAGAAGGAAGAATGAAGAGTTTATATTATGTTGCTACTATAGTTTCTGCTTATCGTAAGGCAATCGATTTATATTTTAAAGATCCATCTTCTTATAAAACAGATCTTAAATGGATAGAGGAAATAAAGAAAGCAAGTCATAGAGATTATACTACAGGTTTTTATTTTGGAAGACCAGGAGCAAGTGAGCAAATTTATGATAAAAGTACCTATATAAAGAATTATAATTTTATAGGGATAGTATTAGATTATGATCCTAAAACACAAATTGCGACTATAGAGCAAAGAAATAGAATAGTTATTGGAGACGAAATAGAGATTATGAGTCCTCATAGGGAGTATTTTAGTCAAAAAATAGAAAAAATATGGGATGAGGAAGGGAATTCCATTGATGCAGCTCCTCATCCACAACAAATTATTAAAATAAAAACAGAACATCCAGTATCTTTTAGGGATATATTAAGAAAACAAATTAATAAATCATAA
- a CDS encoding type I restriction endonuclease: protein MNFEEQIKSFAERTRSIKDGIETEEATKTSLIMPLFQILGYDIFNPLEFTPEYTADVGIKKGEKVDYAILQNKEPIIFIEAKSINETLTKHDSQLFRYFGTTTAKFAILTNGLIYRFYTDLDEPNKMDETPFLEINMLELKDAQIQELKKFHKDNFDLDRIIDTASELKYMGLIRSALKEIFSNPSDDYVRFILGCGVYEGIKTQNVIDRFKPLVKKSITSYINDLVNEKIQIALKSEEEPETKVLNTEEDTEVNAKSDDHNEIITTEDEIESFFIIKSILRNHIDISRVTYKDNKSYFGVLIDNKVTKWICRLFLKDNVMYMIIQNENKENIKYSLEKIDDIYNYSEVLIEKALSYIN from the coding sequence ATGAATTTTGAAGAACAAATAAAAAGCTTTGCAGAAAGAACAAGATCAATTAAAGATGGTATTGAAACTGAAGAAGCAACAAAAACATCGCTGATAATGCCTTTATTTCAAATTTTAGGGTATGACATCTTTAATCCCTTAGAATTTACGCCTGAGTATACTGCTGACGTAGGTATAAAAAAAGGGGAAAAAGTTGATTACGCTATTTTGCAAAATAAAGAACCTATAATATTTATTGAAGCTAAATCCATAAATGAGACTTTAACAAAACACGACTCACAATTATTTAGATACTTTGGAACTACTACTGCAAAATTTGCAATTTTAACAAATGGATTAATTTATCGCTTCTATACTGATTTAGATGAGCCAAACAAAATGGATGAAACACCCTTTCTTGAAATTAATATGTTGGAATTAAAGGATGCACAAATCCAAGAACTAAAAAAATTTCATAAAGATAATTTCGATTTAGACAGAATTATAGATACTGCATCTGAATTAAAATATATGGGGTTGATTAGAAGTGCATTAAAAGAAATATTTTCGAACCCTTCTGATGATTATGTACGATTTATTTTGGGATGTGGCGTTTATGAAGGAATAAAGACTCAAAATGTTATAGATAGATTTAAACCTTTAGTAAAAAAATCTATAACCTCTTATATTAATGATCTAGTAAATGAAAAAATCCAGATTGCTTTAAAATCAGAAGAAGAGCCAGAAACTAAAGTTCTAAATACAGAAGAAGATACTGAAGTTAATGCTAAATCTGATGATCATAATGAAATAATAACAACCGAAGATGAAATCGAATCATTTTTTATAATTAAATCTATATTAAGAAATCACATTGATATATCTCGAGTAACATACAAAGATAACAAGTCATACTTTGGAGTTTTAATTGATAACAAAGTAACCAAATGGATATGCAGATTATTCTTAAAAGATAATGTCATGTATATGATTATACAAAATGAAAATAAAGAAAATATTAAATATTCTCTTGAAAAGATAGACGATATTTATAATTATTCAGAAGTACTTATAGAAAAAGCATTATCTTACATAAACTAA